One Silene latifolia isolate original U9 population chromosome 4, ASM4854445v1, whole genome shotgun sequence DNA segment encodes these proteins:
- the LOC141652590 gene encoding putative serine/threonine-protein kinase WNK3: MPLEGSSEQETDDPEPEFAEIDPTRRYGRYKEILGKGAFKKVYRAFDELEGIEVAWNQVKVSELLRNSEDLERLYSEVHLLKTLKHKNIIKFYNSWIDTKNEHINFITEIFTSGTLRQYRKKHKHVDLRALKKWSRQILEGLLYLHSHDPPVIHRDLKCDNIFVNGNHGEVKIGDLGLAAILHHANAAHSVIGTPEFMAPELYEEEYNELVDIYAFGMCLLELVTFEYPYTECSNAAQIYKKVTSGVKPASLVKVTDPEVKTFIEKCIAHLPERLTAQELLRDPFLSDVHLENTGRSLHVNLQHPGVTRNNSNTGTKQADDSHPGPTRDLTVQGERKDVNTIFIKLRITDTTGNCRNIHFPFDIEADTSIAVASEMVHELDLTDQDIPTIADMIDSEIRALIPDWSPRDSSTGDSGFDSNMSDCKEEASPLPPPENKDDVSQLTVVSPFSGTSFYPDQLPSGRKFWSDSPRTGGGFSPVRSHPLSPNTDTQTFQNVHLPLKPGGSTLHEESHEEKTNEDKTEFPEGDANKKGDNSPERVENVEFDKVGKISGDSNVNTDESSIIANKLQDLLNEQQKEMDDLKRNHELAVFSIIKELSPQTRLKVFDICRRKIPDSKLHSEINISSSGHPPTPGSSARRILTRSVSTIDFTIGPRTRTPTSNMDNWSLKKQCSSDGIAVILEDNLE, from the exons ATGCCCCTTGAAGGTTCATCTGAGCAAGAAACGGATGATCCAGAACCCGAATTTGCAGAGATTGATCCAACTCGCCGTTATGGTCGG TATAAGGAAATTCTAGGGAAAGGAGCTTTTAAGAAAGT ATACAGAGCTTTTGACGAGTTAGAAGGAATAGAAGTAGCATGGAATCAAGTTAAAGTTTCGGAATTGCTTCGCAATTCTGAGGATTTGGAAAGGCTTTATTCGGAGGTTCATCTCCTTAAGACATTGAAGCATAAGAATATTATTAAGTTTTATAATTCTTGGATTGATACCAAAAATGAGCATATAAACTTCATTACCGAGATCTTCACTTCAGGCACTCTACGGCA ATACCGGAAGAAGCATAAGCATGTTGACCTGAGGGCACTGAAGAAATGGTCTCGACAAATTCTCGAAGGTCTTTTGTACCTTCATAGCCATGATCCTCCTGTAATACATAGGGATCTAAAGTGCGATAACATTTTTGTTAATGGCAACCATGGTGAGGTAAAAATTGGTGATCTTGGATTGGCTGCCATTCTTCACCATGCAAATGCAGCTCACAGTGTCATTG GCACACCAGAGTTTATGGCGCCTGAGCTTTATGAAGAGGAATACAACGAGCTCGTTGATATTTATGCCTTTGGCATGTGCCTGTTGGAGCTGGTGACATTTGAGTACCCTTATACAGAATGTAGCAACGCTGCTCAGATATATAAGAAAGTGACATCA GGAGTAAAGCCTGCATCTTTGGTGAAAGTGACGGATCCTGAGGTCAAAACATTTATAGAAAAATGTATTGCTCACTTGCCTGAAAGATTGACTGCCCAAGAACTCCTCCGGGATCCTTTCTTGTCAGATGTTCATCTGGAGAACACTGGCCGCTCCTTACATGTTAATTTACAGCATCCAG GGGTCACTCGAAATAATTCTAATACTGGTACAAAACAAGCGGACGACTCTCATCCTGGACCAACTAGAGACCTTACAGTGCAGGGGGAAAGGAAAGACGTCAACACTATATTTATTAAATTGAGAATAACCGATACTACAG GTAATTGTCGCAATATTCATTTTCCTTTTGACATTGAAGCAGACACGTCGATCGCAGTTGCTAGTGAAATGGTTCATGAACTGGACCTAACGGACCAAGATATTCCAACCATAGCCGACATGATTGACTCTGAAATTAGAGCTCTAATCCCGGATTGGTCACCCAGGGACTCGTCTACCGGTGATTCTGGTTTTGATAGCAACATGTCTGACTGCAAAGAAGAGGCATCTCCGCTTCCTCCCCCTGAAAACAAGGACGATGTCTCTCAGCTGacagtcgtatctcccttttcaGGCACTAGTTTTTACCCAGATCAATTGCCTTCCGGTCGCAAGTTTTGGTCTGACTCTCCTCGGACTGGAGGCGGATTTTCTCCTGTTAGGTCCCACCCTTTGAGCCCAAATACTGACACCCAAACATTTCAAAATGTCCATCTACCCCTAAAGCCCGGGGGTAGCACCTTGCATGAAGAATCACATGAAGAAAAAACAAATGAAGATAAAACGGAATTCCCAGAAGGGGATGCTAACAAGAAAGGGGATAATTCTCCCGAGCGTGTCGAAAATGTTGAGTTTGATAAAGTTGGGAAAATAAGCGGGGATTCTAACGTGAATACCGATGAAAGCAGTATAATTGCCAACAAGCTTCAGGACTTGTTAAATGAGCAACAAAAAGAGATGGATGATCTGAAGCGAAATCACGAGTTGGCTGTATTTAGTATTATCAAGGAACTTTCTCCTCAAACTCGTCTGAAAGTATTCGACATATGTCGCAGGAAGATCCCTGACAGTAAATTGCATTCTGAGATAAATATTTCTTCTTCCGGGCATCCACCAACTCCTGGCTCATCAGCAAGAAGAATACTTACTCGTTCAGTTAGTACTATTGATTTTACTATTGGCCCGAGAACCCGTACTCCAACCAGCAACATGGATAATTGGAGTCTGAAGAAGCAGTGCAGTTCTGATGGAATTGCTGTTATTTTGGAAGATAATTTAGAATAA